atctacccctaggaagggaaattctcttctgtaaggccccatactcacgagcaaacatgtctgctgaaactggcccgcaggccagtttcagcagacatgtttggtcgtgtgtgggcgcgagcgggccgaattccagcaaacatttgcccgccgggccttttcccagcagacaaatattcctggacttgttttaaaacagtccgctggaattctgcccgctcggacatgtacggtcgtcagtacagacctaccgtacatgtccaggcgcccgccgtccctcgcatgcgtcgaatgacttcgacgcatgcgtggaagcattttaaaggcgggccgcccacgtcgccgcgtcattgtcgcggcgacaccgcgtcatcgacgcggcgacaccgcggacacgccccgcgtattgtttacgcgcggacttctgtacgatggtgtgtacaaccatcgtacagaagccctctggcagacatgcatggtgaaaacggtccgacggaccgctttcaccatacatgtttgtccgtgtgtacacggcctaagaggtgtctcctgtccactgatgctttatcaccaatccttgtttcactaaaaaacccaaattttcaaaaaatcatttgtcattgggacagaaattgaattgcaatcttctgaacagatgcacacagacagcaaatcaaatgttacaggggtgaaaaGTATTGATACCTCTTgtacttttccacattttgtcatgttacaaccaaaaacggaaatttattttattgggattttatgtgatagaccaacacaaagtggcacataattgtgaagtggaaggaaaatgataaatgtttttttttaattttgtttttgaataaatacctgaaaagtgtgatgtgcatttgtatccagccccctttactccgatacccctaactaaaatctagtgaaaccaattgccttcagaagtcacctaattagtagatagagtccacctgtgtgtaatttaatctcactataaatacagctgttctgtgaacccctcagaggtttgttagagaatcttaatgaacaacagcatcatgaaggccaaggaacacaccagacaggtcagggataaagttgtggataagtataaagcagggttaggttataaccaaaaaatctcccaagctttgaacatctcacggagctctgtttaatccatcatcagaaaatggaaagagtatggcacaaatgCAAACCTACCGTCCACCTACACTGactggccgggcaaggagagcattcatcagagaagcagccaagaggcccatggtaactctggaggagctgcagagatcaacaGCTCAGGTGCGCCCACCGCACGGATTCTTAaatgggacgtacaggtacgcccatttgcctaccgctgccattctgccaacgtatatcggtgtgcagcggtcagcaagtggtaaaaaaaaatatatgctggaATGGAAATCACGAGCTCTCGCCCAGCTGTCATGACTTGTCCACCTATTTTATccactattttttttcctatgattgtcagctccatctagtggccacaatgcagTATTTTGCATATTAAGGTATTTTAGGAAAATGCCCCATTGTGGTCACTAGGTGGAGCTGgaggataggtagatagatagatagatagatagatagatagatagatagatagatagatagatagatagatagatagatagatagacctaTGGTGTTGATTGTAAATTGATTGGCAGTTGTACCTTAGGTGACCAGGGATCGGTACACTCCATACCGCACCATGTGGTGCAGCACTTCTTCTTTCCTTTACAGTCACTGTCACTATTACACTTCGGTTTCGGTCGGGTAAAAGAACATTTTGCACAAGTAGGTAGGCATGATCCAGGTTTTACTGCAATACAAAACACAGCCAGATTAAACAATACCTTCCCCCGGGATTTCCAGATCTACAAGAAACTGCAAGAATATGAAGGCTACCAAagcttatgtaaaaaaaaaaaatactgcctgtCTGCCTTCAGTCTGTACTAAAGGCTTTGATGCTTCCTAAGTCAGTGCAGGCAGGCAGCTATCATTTTCAGCAAGAGGTCAGCGGTGGCATGCTCTGTATTTTTCTCCCCACGGGATGGAAACATTATACAGatcagaggcataactagaaccttcagggcactGATACAAGGAACCATAAAGACCacccccagccccccaccccttcataatacaggggtagTGGCCCCCATTAGATCACAACCCTCTTTTATCAGTGCTCCCCTCTTAAAGACCCTCCCCATTAGATCCGAGTTCTTTTATATCAGTTTCCCTCcttagagaccccccccccccccattagatcACAGTGTTATTCAAACATATACACTGTACTATCTCGATATGCATAATACTATATGAATAGTGTAGGAAACTTCCAATTCATTCCAAAATGTGTTGTGCTAATATCCAACTTACAGTATAAAGTCCTTTTGAGTTGGATACGTTGGATATTAGCACAGCACTTTTTTAATGGATTGGAGGTTTCCACCATTTTTCATATAGTATTATGTGTATCAAGATTACACAGTATATATTAGTAATCAAAGGGAGTAGGGAATGCAGGATTATTGCGGTGCCTCAGAAAATCAATACCAAtatttattagaatttttttacaaagttttatTAATTGCAAAGGAAAATTAAAATACTAGTTTCGCCAAacattggcttcatcaggggattaaGACGTGTTTTGTATATGTATTTTAATTTTCCTTTGCACTTAATAAAACCTTTTAAACATTTCTTATAAATATTGGTATTGATTTTCTGAGGCACCGCAATAATCCTGCATTCCCTACTCCCTTTGATTACTAACAAAATTATGGGGATGAGGTGCCGTATTCCTTAGGACAATCGACCAATTTTTGCCAATTCTTTGCAAAGTATATCGGTTTGAGTAACATTGGAGTGTATTAATACTTGGATTACCCTTGGAGGTTTCCACCATCATTCACAATTATTTGTGGGATGTTCCTGGTCAgcagtggtcaggacctaccaaaagtggtccgttaaaaaaaaaactgtcaataaGGTCATGGGCAGCCAAAGCTGGCCCATGTAGTTCAAACCAATAGAGGAGCTAgtgtagctcaaattgctgagAAAGTTAATGGTGGTTTTGATAAAAAGGTGTCCAAACACACAGAGTatcgcagtttgttgtgtatggttcTGCGTAGCCCCAGACTGATCAGAATGCCCATGCTGAtcagtgtccacagccaaaaatgCCTACAATGGGTACGTGggaatcagaactggaccacggatCAATGGAAGATCGtgacctggtctgatgaattcaatAATGGTTTAAGAGACacaagtttgaggtgttgactttgttgtaatatatatatatatatatatatatatatatatatatatatatatatatatttgaggtgttgactttgttgtaatatatatatatatatatatatatatatatatatatatagacccaGCAACATCTACTCCCTCCCTCAGGCCTCCGACTATTAATAGGCTCTCCAGCCACATACTGGGTACACCTCTCCAGGGATTGATTGGAtccccataaatattcaggccgcctcctctgttcttcctcccactaTAATTCTAGAATCTTCTAGAATACAGGGGGAAACAATCAGACCAGCAGACTGTGAGACACTGAGCAGGCTAAAGCAGTCAACCCCTGCTCCACTGGTTACAGAGGAGCCGAACAAAATTTGCCCAGTAACCTACACTAACTATGGAGGTGCTACAAAAATATGATTTTCTCTATTATTTTGGGGTCTATAATGGGAATAAAACCACATCAAATGCACATGGCTATAATTAATAGACACTGGGATCTTTGTGGAAAAATTCAAAAGTTCACATACCAGATAAAATATTATACTCTGGTGCTGAGAATTTTATTTTGAGGTGTACCTCACCGAATGAAATAAAACTGATCATTACAACTTTGTAGGGGTAGATTTCAAGAAATGGGGCTCCCCTGTACTCAGGTGATCTCCTAGCCTGATGGATGAtaccaaatattaataatatgaaGCCCATCACAGCAGAGTAGAAAATGGAATGTTATAATTTTAGAGGTTGAATTGTAAAGATGGAAGGGATTGGTTCCTCTACATGCCACCCCCGCTTCCCCTCTAATCCACTTAAAGCTGTGATTGGGCTCCTGtgtacctcccccctcccccccacacaccctcCCCCTCAACTGTCGCAGCACTGCCAggttcccccctctcctgtcctgctGGCTCCTGAgggggatctgtcaggatggagagcagggtagAGGCCAGCAAATGTGTCATTTACTGCACTCTTCATTCaagctgtgtttactatgcttcagtttgtggatGAATGGGGAGTTCTTTACAGAGCAATTCCTGTGTAtgcattctgtgcagctgaggctgcagagatggagattgagAGCAGTGACTgttctctgtttagacccctgatatcccaCCTAATACTccaaatggggctcctaaaaaaaattataaaatataatacaaaaataaaattgtaaataaataaaaggaaatggtagaataaataaatacaataacaaaaacaaaaaaatctattGACACtagtggtggaactaccagggtcgcagaGGTCGCACTTGGGACCGGGCCCTGGCGTTCCACCACTGTGGGGGCCCCATATGGGTGTGAGGGTggccctttatggtttcttgGACCAGGgctctgaaggttctagttatgatTCTGCTGCAATACCTTCAGTTCAGTAATAATAGTTTTGGTTATACAGCAATTTCCAAATCACAAGGAGTATTCCATTACCTGTCACTGTTGGCGTGCACTGGGCCCTGCACTTGAAAGAACAGCATCGGTCGGTGCCTTGGCACTGGTCATCCCTCTGGCACAAGCGTGCATATATCGTAGCTATACACACTGAGTCATCAGAGTTTGGGCAGGCATTATTCTTGACTGCAGAGAGATAAAATAGCTGTGATGATGATGGAAGGAAGTAGAGACTGAGAAACTGAGACTGAACTAGAGACTGAGAGCAGAGGGTGATAAGTGCAGGCCGGGACTATGAAGAGTGATGTGTGCAGGCCGGGACTATGAAGAGTGATAAGTGCATGCCGGGACTATGAAGCGTGATAAGTGCATGCCgggactatgaagggtgatgagttCAGGCCAGGACTATGAAGCGTGATAAGTGCATGCCgggactatgaagggtgatgagttCAGGTTgggactatgaagggtgatgagtgcaggcTGGGACTATGAAGAGTGATGAGTGCAGGCCGGaactatgaagggtgatgagtgcaggccggaactatgaagggtgatgagtgcaggccggaactttgaagggtgatgagtgcaggccggaactttgaagggtgatgagtgcaggccggaactttgaagggtgatgagtgcaggccggaactttgaagggtgatgagtgcaggccggaactttgaagggtgatgagtgcaggccggaactatgaagggtgatgagtgcaggccggaactttgaagggtgatgagtgcaggccgggactatgaagggtgatgagtgcaaGCCGGGACTATGAAGGGTAATGACTGCAAACCAGGACTATGAAGGGTAATGACTGCAAGCCAggactatgaagggtgatgagtgcaggccggGACTATGACAGGTGATGAGTGTAGGCCGGGACTATAACgggtgatgagtgcaggccggggctatgaagggtgatgagttCAGACTGGGAatatgaagggtgatgagtgcaggccgggactatgaagggtgatgagtgcaggtcaggactatgaagggtgatgagtgcaggccgggactatgaagggtgatgagtgcaggccgggactatgaagggtgatgagtgcaggccgggactatgaagggtgatgagtgcaggtcaggactatgaagggtgatgagtgcaggccggGACTATGAAGGATAATGAGTGCAGGCCgggactatgaagggtgatgagtgcaggcgggactatgaagggtgatgagtgcaggccgggactatgaagggtgatgagtgcaggccgggactatgaagggtgatgagtgcaggccaggactatgaagggtgatgagtgcaggtcaggactatgaagggtgatgagtgcagACAAGGAGGATGAAAGGTAATAAGTGTCAGTTGGGACTATGAAAGGGGGGTGATGAGCGTTGGCCGGGAACCATAAAAGGTTGATGAGTGCAGGCCAGgtacaatatttatgtttatctaAAGTTTATGCTGTATATTTAAACTGATGTTCTATATCTGTGTGTACTACATTTAATTTAATACATTGCAAATAATTCCCAGAAAGAGACAACAGAGTATTAGTTGCCTCCTTTCTCACTaccttggaggaggaggagtctcTGCTCTGACTCACTTACATGTGTAAATTTCAGCTTCAGCTGCCTATCTCTGTAAACAGCATTTTTACAACGGGAAGCATTGAGAAAAGTTGAAATACATCTGAAGATTAGCTTAAATCTCTCTTTCTGTTTCTGTCTCAGACACAAAGCAGAACAGGTCACGTTTTTATGATCTCATCGTATTCTCAGAcagattataaaatatttaccGTCCAATGGCAGCAGACATTGTCTTCTACCCCCTGAGAAGCAGCACTTCATCTTGCCTTCACAGTGTCCATCTCGCCTACATTCATTCTGCAACGTGGAGCCATCAACATTGAATTCCACATCTGCAGGACACCTACCAGGTTTCCCCGGAGGCTGTATACCTGAGAGGGTAATGAGGTGAACCATAAATGAATCACAGATATTTTcttagatatatacacacacacatactgtacatacacttaattgtcattgggacacctgcctttacacgcacatgaaatttaatggcatcccactcttagtccgtagggttcaatattgagttggcccaccctttgcagctataacagcttcaactcttctgggaaggctgtccacaaggtttaggagtgtgtctatgggaatgtttgaccattcttccagaaacgcatttgtgaggtcaggcactgattttggacgagaaggactggcttgcagtctctgctctaatttatcccaaaggtgttctatcgggttgaggtcaggactctgtgcaggccagtcaatttcctccactCAAAACGcactcatccatatctttatggaccttgctttgtgcactgatgtgcagtcatgttggaacaggaaggggccgtccccaaactgttcccacaaagttggaagcatgaaattgtcctaaatgtcttggtatgctgacgccttaagagttcccttcaatggaactaaggggccaacccaacccctgaaaaacaaccccacaccataatcccccctccaccatatgatttggaccagtccaaggtacttagtaagaggcatggcggtttttttttaattcatatttttttgtcataatttcttgaaaaataaagaaataataaaaaaaaaattcacaaatttttattttatttttgcatactGTCACTTCTTGTGCAGTACAGCGTTGTCATATAacagtgtggcagtgatcagggacactgcatGGTGACAGtacgaaaaaatatatatatatattttacaattttttttaacacactgacattgtactactctggggaagtgatcagttttttatttttttaaccacttaaggaccagtgcACGACTATATATGTCGGCACAATGACACGGTTGGGCAGATGGACATAGCTGtacacctgtacgtcccctttaagttgcGGTATtgtgggcgcgtgcgcgccgcaagCTCCATGAGTTCGACCGCGGGTCCGACGGACAcgatgtccgcgggcatacccgcgattgtctcacggagaggaagaacgggtaaacaagcatttccccattcttcctagtgacgggacactgatcacagctccctgtaatcaggaGCGGTGATCCgtgtcatgtcacatgtagcccatcccccccacagttagaacacatccctaggacacacttaaccccttcagcgccccctactggttaaccacttcactgtcagtgtcatttgtacagtaatcagtgcatttttaaagcaccgatcgctgtatcaatgacaatggtcccaaaatggcatcaaaagtgtccgatgtgtccgccataatgtctcagtcacaataaaaattgctgatcgccgccattactagtaaaaatattaataaaatagcgttaatagacgctataacttttgcacaaaccaatcaataaacgcttattgtgattttttttaccaaaaataggttgaagaatacatatcggcctaaactgaggaaaaaaaacgccaaattgtcactctatttccgtttatagtgcaaaaaataaaaaacgcagaggtgatcaaataacaccaaaagaaagctctattgtggggaaaaaaaagacatcaattttgtttgggagccacgtagtaggaccacgcaattgtcagttaaagtgacgcagtgctgaatcgcaaaaaaatgctctggtctttggccagacaaatggcccggggctgaagtggttaaacattatgtttgcttatagcagtgaCTTACATTGCTACAGTATAAGCAaacattttactgaatgaaaccgaatcattcagtttgttttgttgtgatgAGCTATGATTGGTCAAAGCTAATCATATGGTGCAGATGAGCTGTGGTTACCCcctatctgtaccatgtgatccaaTTGACCAATCACATGAAATAATATGGTACAGGTGAGCTGTGGATACCCCCTATCCGtaccatgtgatcaaattgaccaatcacagctaatcatatGGTACAGATGAGCTGTGGTTacccccatctgtaccatgtgatcaaattgaccaatcacagctaatcatatGGTACAGATGAGCTGTGGTTACCCCCTATCCGtaccatgtgatcaaattgaccaatcacagctaatcatatGGTACAGATGAGCTGTGGTTACCCCCATCCGtaccatgtgatcaaattgaccaatcacagctagcaacacaattgtatccaatggatggcatgaaaggaagccatctatTGTGTAAAACTGTCATGTTGACCTGCTCTGATTGGTCACGGTCGCATTGGTACCAGCAGCAAGCCGGTACTCTGATCAGTCATTGGCTGTGTCCCAGTGACTTCCCATGCCTATCCCCTGCTGCGCAACTGGTGCTTCCTGACAGGACGTTATGTGAGGTCCACTCAGGATAAGAAACTGTCCGGcggtaaaaaaaaaggtatttacattttttcttatatctataaaaaatgttttgcatttaatttctattttaaactgaatagtttttttttacaatcactttaaagccccTTATATCAAGTAATTTGACCATCACTACTCTAATGCCCCTTACACACatgcgggatttccgacgggaaaagttcccgtcgaaatccagaggggaaagccgagaacctgctcagtcagcctttcccctacacacagccggttttcccgaaaggaaaactgcgatggagctttggtcgggaatcccggccgtgtgtatgctccatggcagttgttcccataggaaaactgccaaaaaccaccgggcaaaagtccgcctgtttcccggtgggaaaaaagagagcatacacacggccgggattcctagctaaaggctctcctcgcagtttccagtcgggaaaaccagccgtgtgtacgaggcattaacctTCTCCATCCCAGAACAAAATAACAAAGCATTGGAAGAGGTTTTGAACCCATTCTCATTCATAAATGATGAATATACACATTGCACAACACTCTAAAAATATAATAGATGTGCCTGCATTTCATTTTCTAtagtaatatatactgtatttattggcgtataacgctcacttttttaccctgaaaatagagggtaaactgtgcctgcgtgttatacgcagggggctttggaagttttttcccctgaaacttccctcttaaagttagggtgcgtgttatacgcctgtgcgtgttatacgccgataaatacggtatccaaGACGTAGACATTTATAAGTTGGTTGAGTCCTTACCTGAATTTTACATAATTTTAAATTCTTACCTAAAAGTTCTTTATCCTCGGTGAGGTTTGCAGAGGTTGGAATTAAAGCGGTGGCTCCTGCACagatcaggaggagtagcaggagGGATCCGGTCTCTGGAGACATGTTCAGTTCCTAGAAATCTTTCTGATAAGTCCGTGAGATGAGGAGACTTTTATATAGACCATATgaggaagaaggaagggagggaacagGGTTGAATCAGCTACCACACAATGGATGATTGCAAAAATAAAAGGCTTCCTACGTAATTAGCCACTTACGCAAATTCTGATGGCATAACTGGGTCCCTATAATGTCTTGGGCTCTTATagggaagaaggaagggaagCACTGAGAACAGGCAGAACCTGTTCCCATACAATATACGATTGCAA
The sequence above is drawn from the Rana temporaria chromosome 4, aRanTem1.1, whole genome shotgun sequence genome and encodes:
- the LOC120935990 gene encoding whey acidic protein-like produces the protein MSPETGSLLLLLLICAGATALIPTSANLTEDKELLGIQPPGKPGRCPADVEFNVDGSTLQNECRRDGHCEGKMKCCFSGGRRQCLLPLDVKNNACPNSDDSVCIATIYARLCQRDDQCQGTDRCCSFKCRAQCTPTVTVKPGSCLPTCAKCSFTRPKPKCNSDSDCKGKKKCCTTWCGMECTDPWSPKDDFLEEV